One segment of Actinomycetota bacterium DNA contains the following:
- a CDS encoding Lrp/AsnC ligand binding domain-containing protein produces MAAAYVLVNTAPGKAGDARKQMAEIPGVKSAHAVTGAYDLIAYIEGGDISELGKTIVSQIQSIDGITQTMTSVVVELP; encoded by the coding sequence ATGGCAGCAGCCTACGTTCTCGTTAATACGGCTCCGGGAAAAGCGGGCGACGCCCGCAAGCAGATGGCCGAGATCCCGGGAGTGAAGAGCGCCCATGCGGTAACGGGGGCTTACGATCTCATCGCCTACATCGAGGGCGGCGACATCAGCGAACTCGGCAAGACGATCGTTTCCCAGATCCAGTCGATCGACGGCATCACCCAGACTATGACCAGCGTCGTGGTCGAGCTCCCTTAA